AGACATCATCCGCGAGGTCGCCTCCGCGCGCGTAACCGAACGCGGGGGCCGCTCCGACGACAAGCGTTCAGACTCCGCGATGGAAGACCGCAAGGCCCAGGGTTACTTTTAGTCAGGGCTAATTAAGCAGGGCTACTTTTTTATTTAAGGGACGAAACAATGACGAGTGCGACGACTGAGACCGATTTTTCCGAATCCCGTTATCTGGACATGGACCTGTTGCGGTTCACCACGGCGGGCAGCGTGGACGATGGCAAGAGCACCCTGATCGGGCGGCTGTTGTACGATTCCAAGTCGATTTTCGAAGACCAGTGGGAAACGCTGGAGCGCGGCAGCGCGCAGCGCGGTGACGACCGCGCGAACCTGGCGCACCTGACCGACGGGCTGCGCGCCGAGCGCGAGCAGGGCATTACCATCGACGTGGCGTACAAGTATTTCGCCACGCCGCAGCGCAAATTCATTATCGCCGACACACCGGGACACGTGCAGTACACGCGCAACATGGTCACCGGCGCGTCCACCTCCAATCTGACCATCGTGCTGGTCGACGCGCGCAATGGTCTGGTCGAGCAGAGCTACCGGCACGCGTATATCGCGTCGCTGCTGCAGATTCACCATCTGGTGGTGTGCGTCAACAAAATGGACCTGGTCAATTACGACCGCGCCGTGTTCGAGCGCATCCAGCGCTCGTTCGATGACTTCGCCGCCAAGCTGGACATACCGGAAATTCATTACATTCCGATCAGCGCGCTGGTCGGCGACAATGTCGTGATCAAGTCGAACAACATGCCGTGGTATCAGGGCTCGACCCTGCTGCACACCCTGGAAAATGTGCACATCAGCAGCGATTACAATCACATCGACGCGCGTTTTCCGGTACAGGGCGTGATCCGCCCGCAGACCGACGCGCTACACGATTACCGCGGCTACATGGGGCGCATCGAGGGCGGCATTTTCCGCCCCGGCGACGAAGTGTTGGCTCAGCCTTCGGGTTTCACCACCAGGATTCAATCAATCGACACGCTGGAAGGGACGCAGGAAGAGGCGTTCGCGCCGATGTCCGTATGCATCACCCTAGAAGACGATATCGACATCAGCCGCGGCGACATGCTGGTCAAGCCCAACAATCAGCCCACGATCAGCCAGGATGTCGATGTGATGATGTGCTGGTTTAATCAGAAGCCGATGACCCTGGGTGGCAAATACGCACTGCGACACACCACCAAGGAAGTGCGCGCCGTGGTGAAGGAGATCGCCTACAAGCTCGACATCAACACCTTGAAGCGCATCGAGGACGACAAGAAGATTGGCATGAACGACATCGCCAAGGTCAAGCTGCGCGTGTCGAGCCCCCTGATGGTGGATAGCTACCGCAAGAACCGCGCGACCGGCAGCCTGATCCTCATCGACGAGTTCACGCACGAGACGGTGGGCGCCGGCATGGTGGCTTGAGGCTGCATTCAAACACTAAAATTGCATCCCGCGCGGCACGCGCGGGATGCGTTCTGTTGGGGAGCCTCTAATTAAGCCACACGCTGTCATCTCGACCGGAGGGAGAGATCTTGTAACTGATTGAGTTAAGTAGTCTCATCGTGGCGCAAGATTTCTCGCGCCGCTTCAAAATGACACTTGTTCAGAGCTTCCTTGAGACATCCTTCGCAGATTTACCTGGTTCCATTCAGACAGGTTATCCGAACCGCGATGCTCCCAGAAGAAATACAAATGAATAAATACAAGTATGGGGATGGCTGCGAACGCTAGGGATTAATGGGGGGGCAAATAGAGGGCAGACGAGGATAAAACATTAATTGAGCCTGCCAGCCATCGGGCTCCGCTCACGTCTCAAGTATTCGTTTTTTGCCCTTATTCCTTAAATGCGATCCGCGATCCAGAATACGTGGTCCGGATCGAACCAGTCGCGGTAGATGGGATCTTCTCTGTTGCTTGGTATTCCTCCCAGCCACCGCTTTCCCACCCATCCAGCCTTTCAAGGATAGCCGTAAGGTGGCGTTTGATCTCTTCGTTCATAAACGATCCTTTTCAAGTAATCCGGCAACCACCATTGGACAGCCGCGCTCAACAATAGGGGACAGACCACGAATAGTCGAGACGTGAGCGGAACCCGCATAGCTTGGAAGGATTCATCGAGGTTTGATCGTGGACCGTCCACTTGTCCTCGAGGAACCGTGAAAACTCAAGTACCAACACAGGCGATGAGCCGAACAAAATAAGAAAACCTCTTCACTTCACTTTGCAAGCCTCTGCGCGATTGAACGCGTATGTAATGCGGCATGGTTAGGCTCCTTTCGCCATTGAATCGATCACCGCCATGACCTCACGCGGAACAAGCTGATGGATCATGTGACCCACACCGGGCACCAAGCGAAGATCACTCTGCGGGAGTTCTTTCTGCAGCTGTGCGGAATGCCTTGTAGAGTTGACGAATTGATCGTCGGCGCCCGCCATGATCGTGACTGGCATTGTCAGCTCACCGTAGCGACGGCGAAGTACAAAGACGGCCGGGATCATGAGTCCACTCTCCGCGGCACTTGCCCGCAGTTGCTTCGGTCTCAGTACCATCCAGACAGGAAAACGCTCGAATCTTTGCGGCACTGCGGACGGCCCGAACATTATCTTGAGGACACCAGACCACATAATGCGCCCGAGCAAGGGTGAAATCGTATAACGCATGATATCCCCGAGTACGGGGATGGCGGGCGCTGACATCATGGGTACGTCGAAGCGGACCGTGGGGTAGTAGTAGCCGGAGAGCAACACCAGGCTTTGCACGTAAGCGGGGTAATCCAGTGCCATTGATACAGCGACCAGGGTTCCCCACGAATGGCCTACTACGATGGGTCGTTCCACATGTAGACGCTGAAGAGCGCTGTGCAACAGGTCAGCTTGCGCCTTGGGGTCCCATGGCTTGCCTCCGCGCGGACGCGCACTGTAGCCATAACCAGGGCGATCAAAGACGATGACCCGATAGTGCTCAGTGGCGAGATCAACAAGACCGCTAATGTCAAAGTCCTGAATCATGCTGCCGTTGCCATGCAGCAGCACGAGGGGTTGGCCTTGGCCGCGCTCTAGATAGTGTAAGCGGACACCATCAACTTCCATGAATTGCCCTACAGGCGGATTGTCACGTTCCACTTGCCGAGTGCGATATAGGACAAACGCAAACATGGCCGCAACAACTATCGCGGCCAACACAACAAAAACGATGAGTTCGAAACTTTCCACGGCGGGCGCTCCTTAACAGGATCAAAATGACATATGCTCGGCTCGTGGCAGAGCAATCAGATCGGCGCGGTTCTAGAGCCGGACTAATCTGGCCGAAAATAAAAAAGCCCCACCAAAATGGGGCTCTCGTTGCTGTGCGACCCTTCCGTGTCTCTCCCTGAGCTTATTCCCTGGGTGACTCTCCGAGAAAGTATTTGCTCTTATGACTTATGCCGCTTTCTTGCTTGTGGAGCGAGTGTTGTCAGCGACTTCTTTGGTCGCGTCCTTGACGACCGATTTCACCTGGTCCATAGCGGCGGGCAATTGCTCTTCCAGATAGCTGTTCAACTCGTTCTGCGCCTGAGTCATGATTTTGACCGTGTCCTTGTTGGCCTGCTGCGCCTTGTCGGCATACTCCTCGATGAGTTGCTTTTGCGCGTTCATGTAGTGAGACACGCCCTGCTTGACAGCGCTTTCCATGACGTCACTGGTTAGCTCAATCTGCCGTTTCAACAGCTTTTCGTAGGTGCGGGAATTGATTTCAACCAATTGACGCGTGCTATCAGCGGCAGTTTTGGCGAATACGTTGTAAAGATCAAAAGCGTAGTTCATTTAACGTCTCCTAAAGAGCGGGGGGAAGATAGTAACGCTACGGCTTCTTGATGCACCGCAGCATTAATGATGACCCTACGTCAATGAGGCCATTCTGTCAACTGTCATTTAGAAAAAAGCCTACAAAACACCGCAGACCCGAAGCCAATGCGGCTGACTGGAAGGTATCGCTGTTATTGTCGCCGCATGGAAGTGCGCGTCACCAATTGCTTAGGCGTATGCAAATAATAGTGCGAGAATAACCGTGCTGCTACAGCGCGCCACGGCCGCCATAGTGTGCTCATTTCTTCCAGCGTGTCTGGTGTCGGCCGAGCAGCCAGACACTTAACTTTCTGTACCGCCACGGCCAAAGCAAGATCTCCGCGTGGCCATGCGTCCGGCCGGCCCAGCGCCATCAACAGGTAAATCTCCGCCGTCCACGGCCCAATGCCTTTGATCTTAACCAACGCCGCGCGCGCCGCCGAATCATCCAAGGCGCTCAATGCGTCCAGGTTGAGTAAGCCACCAATAATCGACTGCGCCAGATATCTGCTGTAGGTGATTTTCTGACGGCTAAAACCAATGCGTTTTAGCGCGCTATCGTCAATTTCGAGGAAGGACTCCGGCGTCAATAATGAGACCGCGGCAAGCAGGCGATCATAAGCTGCTCTGGCGGACGCAAGCGATACCTGTTGTTCCAGGATGATACAGATCAGCGTCCCGAATTCCGGCTCGCGCGACCATAACGGCGGCGCGCCAAGGTCATCGAGAATGACGGCCAAATGTGGATCACGATCGCAAAGCCATTGGAGACCCTCAGCCAATGTTGTCTGAGAAAGTGTCATTGGTAGCATCGAAGTGACTTGTGCAGCGCTTGGCATGAAAACAGATTAGCAGGTCGGGCGCGTTTTAAGTTCGGGCTCTGACTCTCACTTGCCTCGGCAAACCGGGACGAAACTCATTTTCCCGATCCGGAGCGCTTCGACATCACGCGCAAGCCTGGCAAGATCATGAGTTTCGGCCACGGCCCGCACGGCTGCCTTGGGGCGCATTTGGCCCGAGAGGAAACACGCATCGCCCTGGAGACGCTGTTCCGGCGGATGCCAGATTTAAGACTGGATGAGAGCAGCGAGATCCAATGGTACCGGAACGCCGGCAATCGCGGTCCCGAAGCCTTACCGCTTATTTTCTGATTGTGCGGCGCTGCCGGGGATCTTCCTGTCAATAAACAAGAGGACGGCGTGAAACCTGCCCATCAGGGGAACAGAGCAGGCGCCTATGCCATTTCGGATATTCTAAGGCGCGGGGCAGGAAGCTATTGTCTTCAGGAGATTGGGGGTATCAATCTTTGTGGCGCCTAGAAATGGATGGCTCAGCACGAGGACGAGCAATAGCGAGGAGGCGACCATCGCCGATGTTGCTGTCACCAGGATAGTCTGTATCAACCCGTTCTCCATGTAGAAGAGGATACAGAAACCGATCGTAATTGCGCCACCCAGCAAGAGCACCAGCCAGAAGAGCCCGGGCATCGCAACCTCATTGCTGGAGAAGCGCTCGTTGCGATATTCTTCCAGCGAACTCAAGAGGTCGAATGACGAGGTATACAGCGCATTTGACGGGGAAAGCGTTCTATAGACGACAAAGACTCGATGGGTGGGTGAAGCGGCCGTCAACCTCGTTCGCTCCCCAGCCTGCATCGAAGGGAGCTCGCTCTTCACCACGGTGCGCGCATAGCCGCAGAGCGCCTGCTGGGCTTCGTTTCGCATCGATTTCGGCAGCGCCACCGTTTCAAGGTAGATCGCTCCCAGCGTGCCCGCCTCCTGATTGGTGGCAACAGCCGCCTCATGGTATGCCTGCCGCTCGGCGATGACGAGAAATCCCAGCAGCACGCCGTATAGAACGCCGACGACAGAAAAGATGTACCCGGCGACCTCATTATGATGGCCCTGCATCGCAGCTTGTACGATGGGACGGACCAGCCACATGGCGGCGACCGACAGTGAAATCGTGCCACCAATGGCTAAAAGAGTTAGAAGCCACGTGGGCACGTTGGAGAGAAGCCATTCATCCATTCTCTGCGCTCATGAACCTGAACAAATCTTGTACCGTATCAACATGAACGAGGCTAAGAAACTGGGCGCGGACGCCGATTAAACATCGAGTTCTTGCGAAACATTCGGGATCTGCTCGCGTCCGGGCCGTCCTGGCGCCCGCCGAGCCATCTTGCGACTCACCTTCGTAGTAAAATTCACCAGTCATCTCTTGAGGATTCACGACCCAGTAATGGAAGCATGGAGGATCGATGTCTTGGGGGTGATCATTATAGATTTTCTGACCATTTTTTCTTCCCCATATCTTTTCAATCCTCGTGTTCGTAAGAAGCATGCAATGCCGGAAGCAATTCTGCCATCCTTCAACCAGCGCGGCGACATGGACGATGTGTCGAGGCGATATTAAGGGTGTAGAGCCGCCCGGCGCGGCGGCCATGGCCAGGATCGCGTGCCGCTCGACCGCCATTTATACTGATGACCTGGCGTTTGCACTTTTCTGTATCCGCTTGCCCCGCATAAAAGCGCCCTTGTACTATCCTCACTCGGTACCGACGCACATGTCGGGCGTGACAGGGGTGGCATCATTCATCAACCCGATATTCCGCGGGCGCGCGATGCTCCGCAAGAGTTTCAGCACGATTCCAGTCGGTCTCGTTTCAATCGATTCATCGATAGAAGCGCTTTTGTCG
This genomic window from Gammaproteobacteria bacterium contains:
- a CDS encoding 50S ribosome-binding GTPase, with protein sequence MDLLRFTTAGSVDDGKSTLIGRLLYDSKSIFEDQWETLERGSAQRGDDRANLAHLTDGLRAEREQGITIDVAYKYFATPQRKFIIADTPGHVQYTRNMVTGASTSNLTIVLVDARNGLVEQSYRHAYIASLLQIHHLVVCVNKMDLVNYDRAVFERIQRSFDDFAAKLDIPEIHYIPISALVGDNVVIKSNNMPWYQGSTLLHTLENVHISSDYNHIDARFPVQGVIRPQTDALHDYRGYMGRIEGGIFRPGDEVLAQPSGFTTRIQSIDTLEGTQEEAFAPMSVCITLEDDIDISRGDMLVKPNNQPTISQDVDVMMCWFNQKPMTLGGKYALRHTTKEVRAVVKEIAYKLDINTLKRIEDDKKIGMNDIAKVKLRVSSPLMVDSYRKNRATGSLILIDEFTHETVGAGMVA
- a CDS encoding alpha/beta hydrolase is translated as MFAFVLYRTRQVERDNPPVGQFMEVDGVRLHYLERGQGQPLVLLHGNGSMIQDFDISGLVDLATEHYRVIVFDRPGYGYSARPRGGKPWDPKAQADLLHSALQRLHVERPIVVGHSWGTLVAVSMALDYPAYVQSLVLLSGYYYPTVRFDVPMMSAPAIPVLGDIMRYTISPLLGRIMWSGVLKIMFGPSAVPQRFERFPVWMVLRPKQLRASAAESGLMIPAVFVLRRRYGELTMPVTIMAGADDQFVNSTRHSAQLQKELPQSDLRLVPGVGHMIHQLVPREVMAVIDSMAKGA
- a CDS encoding DNA-3-methyladenine glycosylase 2 family protein, whose amino-acid sequence is MTLSQTTLAEGLQWLCDRDPHLAVILDDLGAPPLWSREPEFGTLICIILEQQVSLASARAAYDRLLAAVSLLTPESFLEIDDSALKRIGFSRQKITYSRYLAQSIIGGLLNLDALSALDDSAARAALVKIKGIGPWTAEIYLLMALGRPDAWPRGDLALAVAVQKVKCLAARPTPDTLEEMSTLWRPWRAVAARLFSHYYLHTPKQLVTRTSMRRQ
- a CDS encoding DUF4239 domain-containing protein; protein product: MDEWLLSNVPTWLLTLLAIGGTISLSVAAMWLVRPIVQAAMQGHHNEVAGYIFSVVGVLYGVLLGFLVIAERQAYHEAAVATNQEAGTLGAIYLETVALPKSMRNEAQQALCGYARTVVKSELPSMQAGERTRLTAASPTHRVFVVYRTLSPSNALYTSSFDLLSSLEEYRNERFSSNEVAMPGLFWLVLLLGGAITIGFCILFYMENGLIQTILVTATSAMVASSLLLVLVLSHPFLGATKIDTPNLLKTIASCPAP